Genomic DNA from Mycolicibacterium helvum:
ACCGCGAAACCGGCCAGCGGAAGGGCATGGGCCTGCCAGCGTCCTCTGCCGCTCGTCATACCAAACTCCTTGTCCGCACGGTGAACAACCCCTGCGGGCGTACCTGCAGGAAGATCACGATGATCACGAACACGATCACCTTCGCCAGCGACGCAGTGGTGCTGTACTCGATGAAGGAGTTCATCAGTCCGAGCGCGAACGCGGCGATGACGGTGCCTTTGATCTGGCCCAGGCCGCCGACCACGACCACCAGGAACGCGTCGATCAGATAACTCTGCCCGATGGTCGAACTGGTGGATCCGATCAGGGTCAGCGCGACACCGGCGACGCTGGCCAGACCCGATCCGATGAAGAACGTGGTGATATCGGTCTTCCGGCTCGAAATACCGCTGGTTTCAGCCAGATCCCGATTCTGCACGACTGCCCTGATCCGCCGGCCCATGGGGCTGAGCTTGAGCACCGAGGCCAGCACGATGACGCAGACGACGGCCAGCACCAGGATGAAGACGCGAGTCTTGGGTACCACCGCGCCGAGGATCTCGACTCCGCCGGACAGCCATGTCGGTGCGTTGACGTTCACCGCGGGCGCACCGAAGATGCTGCGGGCGGCCTGCTGCAGGATCAGCCCGACGCCGAAGGTCACCAACAGCGTGTCCAGCGGCCGGTCGTACATCCGCTGGATCAGTGTGACCTCCAGCAGAACTCCGAGGAGGCCACCGACCACGAATCCCACGGCTAGCGAAACCAAAAGCGATGCACCGGCATTCGAGATCAGCTTCTGCACCACGAAGGCGGTGTAGCAGCCAACCATGATGAATTCGCCGTGCGCCATGTTGATGACGCCCATCTGGCCGAATGTCAGGGCAAGCCCCAATGCCGCCAGCAACAGGATTGAGCCGAGACTCAATCCCGTCGCCAGCTGTCCGACAAGGACATCCATGCTGTGTTAATTCCCCGTCGCGCTCAGCCCGAAAGGCCCTTGGCCCAGGGGTAGGACTTCAGATAGGGATCCGGGGTGATCGGGCCGGGGGACTCCCAGATGGTGTAGATCAGGCCGTCGGGATGGATCTCACCGATCCGCGCGGTCTTGGTGATGTGGTGGTTCTCACCGTCGATGGTGACCAGACCCTCCGGAGCATCAAACGTGACGCCACCCGCATTGTCCTGAATCGCCTTGACGTCGAAGGACTTCCCCTTCTCGACAGTGTTCTTCCACAGGTAGACCGAGACGTAAGCGGCTTCCATCGGATCCGAGGTCGGCTTATTTTGGCCGTACTTGGCCTTGTAGGCCGCCACGAACGCCTTGTTCACCGGATTGTCGAGCGTTTGGTAGTAGTTCCATGCGGTCAGCTGGCCGGCTATGTTCTGCGCGCCGATGCCCTGGACTTCTTCCTCGGCGATCGACACCGAGACCACCGGCATCTTCTGCGGGGTGAGTCCGGCGTTGGTGTACTCCTTGAAGAACGCGACGTTGGAGTCACCGTTCAGGGTGTTGAACACCGCGTCAGCGTTGGAGGAACGGACCTTGTTGACGATGGTCGAGAAGTCGGTGGAGCCCAGCGGCGTGTAGTCCTCGCCTTTGATCTCGATGCCGTTGGCCGCCGCGTACGCCTTGATGATGCGGTTGGCGGTCTGCGGGAACACGTAGTCGCTGCCCACCAGGTACAGCGACTTGAGGCCCTTTTCCTTGAGGAAGTCCAGAGCCGGCACGATCTGCTGATTGGTGGTGGCGCCGGTGTAGAAGATGTTCTTCGACGACTCCAGGCCCTCGTACTGCACCGGGTAGTACAGCAGCGAGTTGTTGCTTTCGAAGACGGGCAGCATGGCCTTGCGGCTCGACGACGTCCAGCCGCCGAAGACCGCGGCGACGCAGTCGTCCTTGATCAGCTTCTCGGCTTTCTGGGCGAACACCGCCGGGTCGGACGCCCCGTCTTCGCCGACGACCTGGATCTGCTTACCGAGCACACCGCCTTGGGAGTTGATCTCGTCGACGGCGAGCTTGATGGCGTCGCGCACAGTGACTTCGGAGATCGCCATGGTGCCCGACAACGAGTTCAGTGAACCCACTTTGATATTGGGCCCGGACGTGTCCACGCATGAATCGGACTTTGCTGTGTCGGTCTCGCTCGCCTTGCTGCCGCAGCCGGACAGCACGAGTCCAGCCGTCACCATGACGCTTGTCGCAGCCAATGCCGATCGGTTCAGAGCAGAACGCCGGAGTTGCATAGAGGCCCTTTCATGTTGGGAACGACAATCTTTGGGCGACGACAGACTTGATGGCCCCCGAACCCACGGTTGGTGTCGACCCGGACGTTAGAGCGCATAAGTTTCTGTGACATATCTGTGTGTGACGAACTCGTTAACCTGCTATTCATTCGCTGTGGGCGGCCAGGTGCCGACACGGGTAACGATGTCGGTAGCGTGGCCGATATGGGCCATATGCGAAAAGTGACAGCAAGGGTTGGGGTGGCGCTGGTGTTGGCGACTGCCGGTGTTGCGGCCACTCACGCGGTGTCGAACGCTGATCCGGCGCCCGGACACCAGGTGACCTACACGCTCGCGACGGGCGGCACGTACGACTTCACCATCACCTATCTGACGGCGCAGCCGCCGAGCAAGGACGCCTTCAACGCAGACTCGAACGCGTTCATGAAGCGCGAGACCATCACTGTGTCGCCGGATGCGCCGTGGGTCTTTTCGACCACACTGGCGGATCCGCAGTGGGCTTTCCTGCAGGTTGGCAGCACCACCCACGGCGGGCAGGCAGCCCCGAACGCGCACTGTGAGGTGTCGGTCGACGGCCAGGTCGCCATCGCGCAGGACGCCCCCTACAGCCCGCAGTGCTACTTATCGAAGTGGTCGTCCTAGCGTCCTAGGCGCTTACTGAAGAACACCCGGTCGAAGCCGTCCTGGCGGGCCCGGTGCGTCTCGACGTAACCGTGGCGCGGATAGAACGTCAGGTTCTCTGTCATCGCGGCATTGGTATAGAGGCGGACCTCGATCACGCCGGCGTCATGGGCGTCATCTTCGGCGCGGTGTAGCAGCAGCGCGCCGTATCCGCGGCCCTGGGTGTCAGGCGCGACGGCGACCGAGTCGAGCAGTAGATGGCTGCCTTGCGTGTAGGTGACCAAACTCCCGACCAGGCGGTCGTCACAGGTCAGGACCCACACGTTGGCGTCCTCGATGAGAGCCGCGTAGTCGGCGTCCATCGGAGCGGGCCTGCGCCCGATGCGGGCGGTGTATTTCTCGTATGCCCCCTCGACGAGCGCGACGATAGCGGCCGTATCGGCCGCGGTGGCCCGGCGTAACGACGGTTCGGACATGCGCCCACGGTAAAGCCACAGCAGCCCTGACGTACGTTGGGCACGGTGGGTAGCT
This window encodes:
- the urtA gene encoding urea ABC transporter substrate-binding protein codes for the protein MQLRRSALNRSALAATSVMVTAGLVLSGCGSKASETDTAKSDSCVDTSGPNIKVGSLNSLSGTMAISEVTVRDAIKLAVDEINSQGGVLGKQIQVVGEDGASDPAVFAQKAEKLIKDDCVAAVFGGWTSSSRKAMLPVFESNNSLLYYPVQYEGLESSKNIFYTGATTNQQIVPALDFLKEKGLKSLYLVGSDYVFPQTANRIIKAYAAANGIEIKGEDYTPLGSTDFSTIVNKVRSSNADAVFNTLNGDSNVAFFKEYTNAGLTPQKMPVVSVSIAEEEVQGIGAQNIAGQLTAWNYYQTLDNPVNKAFVAAYKAKYGQNKPTSDPMEAAYVSVYLWKNTVEKGKSFDVKAIQDNAGGVTFDAPEGLVTIDGENHHITKTARIGEIHPDGLIYTIWESPGPITPDPYLKSYPWAKGLSG
- a CDS encoding GNAT family N-acetyltransferase; the encoded protein is MSEPSLRRATAADTAAIVALVEGAYEKYTARIGRRPAPMDADYAALIEDANVWVLTCDDRLVGSLVTYTQGSHLLLDSVAVAPDTQGRGYGALLLHRAEDDAHDAGVIEVRLYTNAAMTENLTFYPRHGYVETHRARQDGFDRVFFSKRLGR
- the urtB gene encoding urea ABC transporter permease subunit UrtB, which translates into the protein MDVLVGQLATGLSLGSILLLAALGLALTFGQMGVINMAHGEFIMVGCYTAFVVQKLISNAGASLLVSLAVGFVVGGLLGVLLEVTLIQRMYDRPLDTLLVTFGVGLILQQAARSIFGAPAVNVNAPTWLSGGVEILGAVVPKTRVFILVLAVVCVIVLASVLKLSPMGRRIRAVVQNRDLAETSGISSRKTDITTFFIGSGLASVAGVALTLIGSTSSTIGQSYLIDAFLVVVVGGLGQIKGTVIAAFALGLMNSFIEYSTTASLAKVIVFVIIVIFLQVRPQGLFTVRTRSLV